In one window of Azotobacter salinestris DNA:
- a CDS encoding cryptochrome/photolyase family protein produces MLEQPPPARRLTLVLGDQLSFDLASLRGLDPQQDAVLLAEVREEASHVPHHPKKIALIFSAMRHFASALRRRGYRVHYVTLDDPENRGSLPGELCRWADRLRAREVHLTECGDWRLEQALRHCGLPLIWHVDTRFLCGRDEFARWAADRPQLRMEFFYREMRRKSGLLLDVDGGPLGGGWNCDAQNRKPLPAGIKAPMSVRFTPDAITREVLVLVGARFAGHPGTLDGFDYPVTHGEARALWQHFLDFALPAFGDYQDAMASSEPFLFHARIGAALNIGLLELRRLCEDVEEAYRAGRVPLNAAEGFIRQLIGWREYVRGIYWLQMPEYATRNAFGNSRPLPAFYWTGQTRMNCLRQSIGQTLRHAYAHHIQRLMVTGNFALLAGIAPQQVCDWYLAMYLDAFEWVELPNTLGMAMHADGGYLGSKPYCASGQYIRRMSDYCDGCAYRVSESTGEQACPFNALYWHFLMRHREQLEDNPRMSLVYKTLGRMPETRQQALWRRGEDLLARLAAGDGL; encoded by the coding sequence ATGCTTGAGCAGCCTCCGCCCGCGCGGCGCCTGACTCTGGTGCTGGGGGACCAGCTGTCCTTCGACCTGGCCTCCCTGCGCGGGCTCGATCCGCAGCAGGATGCCGTACTGCTTGCCGAGGTGCGCGAGGAAGCCAGCCATGTACCCCATCATCCGAAGAAGATCGCCCTGATCTTCAGCGCCATGCGGCACTTCGCCAGTGCTCTGCGCCGGCGCGGCTATCGCGTGCATTACGTGACCCTCGACGATCCGGAAAACCGCGGCTCGCTGCCCGGCGAGCTGTGCCGCTGGGCCGACCGGCTGCGGGCCCGCGAGGTCCATCTCACCGAATGTGGCGACTGGCGCCTGGAGCAGGCCTTGCGCCACTGTGGCCTGCCGCTGATCTGGCATGTCGATACGCGCTTTCTCTGCGGGCGCGACGAGTTCGCCCGCTGGGCGGCCGACCGCCCGCAATTGCGTATGGAGTTCTTCTACCGGGAGATGCGCCGCAAGAGCGGCCTGTTGCTCGATGTCGACGGCGGACCGCTGGGTGGCGGCTGGAACTGCGACGCGCAGAACCGCAAGCCGCTGCCGGCCGGCATCAAGGCCCCGATGAGCGTGCGCTTCACCCCCGACGCCATCACCCGCGAAGTGCTGGTGCTGGTCGGCGCGCGCTTCGCCGGGCATCCGGGCACCCTGGACGGCTTCGACTATCCGGTCACCCACGGCGAGGCCCGGGCGCTCTGGCAGCATTTCCTCGACTTCGCCCTGCCGGCCTTCGGCGACTACCAGGACGCCATGGCCAGCAGCGAGCCCTTTCTCTTCCATGCGCGGATCGGCGCGGCGCTGAACATCGGCCTGCTCGAGCTGCGCCGGCTCTGCGAGGACGTCGAGGAGGCCTACCGGGCGGGACGGGTGCCGCTGAACGCCGCCGAAGGCTTCATCCGCCAACTGATCGGCTGGCGCGAATACGTGCGCGGCATCTACTGGCTGCAGATGCCCGAATACGCGACCCGCAACGCCTTCGGCAACAGCCGGCCGCTGCCGGCCTTCTACTGGACCGGGCAGACGCGCATGAACTGCCTGCGCCAGAGCATCGGTCAGACTCTCCGGCACGCCTATGCCCACCACATCCAGCGGCTGATGGTCACCGGCAACTTCGCCCTGCTGGCCGGCATCGCTCCGCAGCAGGTCTGCGACTGGTACCTGGCGATGTATCTGGACGCCTTCGAATGGGTCGAGCTGCCCAATACCCTGGGCATGGCGATGCATGCCGACGGCGGCTATCTGGGCTCCAAGCCCTACTGTGCCAGTGGTCAGTACATCCGCCGCATGTCCGACTACTGCGATGGCTGCGCCTACCGGGTCAGCGAGAGCACCGGCGAGCAGGCCTGTCCGTTCAACGCCCTGTACTGGCACTTCCTCATGCGCCACCGCGAGCAGCTCGAGGACAATCCGCGCATGAGCCTGGTCTACAAGACCCTCGGACGGATGCCGGAAACCCGTCAGCAGGCGCTCTGGCGGCGCGGCGAGGATCTCCTGGCGCGGCTCGCCGCCGGAGACGGGCTGTGA
- a CDS encoding DUF6482 family protein — MNMQQLFDHARDGQVDELNLISLEGGIYLLEAHQAGQRHLLVDAAGATLHLRSVEHARDVLQGLPELPFYLLHTVVHTEMCGFADGPQQPLRVPIALQSAWMRDA; from the coding sequence AACATGCAGCAGCTTTTCGATCACGCCCGGGACGGGCAGGTCGACGAACTCAACCTGATTTCCCTCGAGGGCGGCATCTACCTGCTGGAGGCCCATCAGGCCGGCCAGCGCCACCTGCTGGTCGACGCTGCCGGCGCCACCCTGCATCTGCGCTCGGTCGAACATGCCCGCGACGTGCTGCAGGGCCTGCCGGAGCTGCCCTTCTACCTGCTGCACACCGTGGTGCACACGGAAATGTGCGGTTTCGCCGACGGCCCCCAGCAACCGCTGAGGGTGCCGATCGCCTTGCAGTCGGCCTGGATGCGCGATGCTTGA